CGCGGCTGCCGGCTCGACCATCTCGGTGACCCAGCTGGAGACGATGCTCAAGGAGCGCGAGGCCGGTGAGCGCGACTTCGTGCTGGTCGACGTCCGCGAGCCCAACGAGGCGGAGATCAACCACATCCCGGGTGCGGTGCTGATCCCGAAGGGTGAGTTCCTCAACGGCTCGGCGCTCGAGCAGCTGCCTGCCGACAAGCAGATCGTCATGCACTGCAAGACCGGTGTGCGCTCTGCGGAGACCCTCGCGATCGTGAAGGGCGCCGGCTGGTCCGACGCCGTCCACGTCGGTGGTGGCGTCGTGGCCTGGGTCAACCAGATCGACCCGTCCCAGCCGTCCTACTGAGCTGAAAGTTGCGGGCGCCCTCTCCCTCCGGGGTGGGGGCGCCGCTGCTTTTCGCTAGCGTTCGGTCAGTGTCCAGCCCCGAGGAGTACGCCGAGGCCGTGCTCGTGCTGGTCGAATCCGTGCCGGCCGGCCGCGCGACGACGTACGGCGCGATCGCCGACGTCCTCCAGGAGCAGCTGGGAACGGGCGGCCCGCGGACCGTGGCGCGGGTGATGGCGACCGATGGCAGCGGCGTTCCGTGGTGGCGCTGCGTGCGTGCCGACGGCACCCTTCCGGGACACCTGATCGCCGAGGCCCTCCAGAGCTGGTACGCCGAGGGGACGCCGGTCCGCGGTGACCGGGTCGACCTGCCGAAGGCGTTCTGGCAGCCGTCGCCCGGAGCCTGATCGGGATTCGCCCAGGGGTCCGATCGGTCTTGTCGGAGGTGCGTGCCAAGGTGTCACCCGTGTCCGCCAACCCCGTCTCCTACCGTCTGGCGCCGCAGGCCGCTGTGGCCGGTCCGGCGCCGGTGCTGGACGCTGCCCAGCAAGCAGTGGTGGACCATGCGGGTGGCCCGCTGCTGGTGCTGGCCGGACCGGGCACGGGCAAGACGACGACCCTGGTCGAGGCGATCGCGGCACGCATCGAGCGCGACGGTGTCGCGCCTGACCAGATCCTCGCCCTGACCTTCTCCCGCAAGGCGGCAGAGCAGCTGCGCGACCGGGTCACCGCGCGCATCGGGCGGACCACCGCAGCCACGATGAGCTCGACCTTCCACTCGTTCGCCTACGGGCTGATCCGCGCCTACGCACCTGCCGAGCTCTACGACGCCCCGCTGCGGCTGCTCTCCGCGCCCGAGCAGGACGTGGTGCTCCGCGAGCTGCTGACCGACCACCCCGAGTCGGTGCAGTGGCCCCCGTCGCTCCGGGCCGCGCTGGGCACACGCGGGTTCGCGCGCGAGGTCACGATGGTGCTCGGGCGGGCCCGGGAGAAGGGGCTCGACCCGTCGCAGCTGAGCGCACTGGGGCGCGAGCACGAGCTGCCCGAGTTCATCGCGGCCGGGGCCTTCCTCGATCAGTACCTCACGGTGCTCGACAGCCAGGGTGCCACCGACTATGCCGACCTGATCCGCCGGGCCACGCTCGAGGCCGAGCTGCACCGCGACGAGCTGCGGTCGCGCTTCACCCACGTCTTCGTCGACGAGTACCAGGACACCGATCCCGGCCAGGTCCAGCTGCTGCGTGCGTTGGCCGGCGACGGTCGCAACCTCACTGTTGTCGGCGACCCGCACCAGTCCATCTACGGCTTCCGAGGTGCCGAGGTGCGCGGCATCCTCGAGTTCCCGACCGCCTTCCCGACCACGGCGGGGGAGTCTGCTCCGGTCATCGCGCTGCGCACGACGCGACGCTTCGGGCCGCGGCTGCTCCGGGCGAGCCAGCAGGTCGCCGGCCGGCTCTCGCTGATCGGCACCATCCCCGAGGCGGCCAGGGAGGCGTTCCTCGAGCCGGTCGCGGCGCCGGGTGACCACGGCGCCGGCAAGGTCGACGTCCTCACCTTCGACAGCGAGCGGGCCGAGGCCGAGCACCTCGCCGACCTGCTGCGCCGCGCTCACCTCGAGGACGGCATCGGCTGGGACGAGATGGCCGTGCTGGTGCGCTCGGGGCGCTCCTCGATCCCTGCGCTGCGACGGTCGCTCGGCGCCGCGGGCGTGCCGGTCGAGGTCGCGTCCGACGACCTCCCGCTGGTCCAGGACCCGGCGGTCGCGCCGCTGCTCGACGCGCTCCGTGCCGTGGTCAACCTCGAGGAGACCGACACCGAGCACGTGGGCCACCTCGACGCCGGCCGCGCCGAGGCGTTGCTGACGGGGCCCCTGGGGGGCCTCGACGCCGGCGACGTACGCCGCCTCGCGCGGCAGCTGCGCGCCCGGGAGAAGGCGCAGGCACAGGGGGCGGCTCGCACTCCGCAGCCGTCGCGGGAGCTGGTCCGGCTGGCCGTGGTGGGCCCGGGTTTCCTGGACGGGCTGAGCGGGGTCGAGGCGACCCGCGCACGTTCGCTCGCGGCCCTGCTTCGCGGAGCACGGGAGCAGATGCTCGCGGGCGCCACCGCCGAGGAGGTGCTCTGGACGCTGTGGTCAGGCACCGGCTGGCCCGCCCGACTCAGGCGAGGGGTCGAGGCCGGGGGTGGACAGGCCCGGCGCGCGCACCGCGACCTCGACTCGGTCTGTGCGCTCTTCGAGGCGGCATCCCGTGCCGAGGAGCAACGCGACCACGTCGGCGTCATCAACTTCCTCGCCACTCTCGTGGCGCAGCAGTTGCCCGGCGACACGCTGGCCGAGCGCGGCGTGCGCGGGTCGGCTGTTCGCCTGCTCACCGCTCACCGGTCCAAGGGCCTGGAGTGGCGGCTCGTCGTCGTCGCCCACGTCCAGCAGGACGCCTGGCCTGACCTGCGCCGTCGCTCGTCCCTGCTCGGTGCCGACCTGATCGGCGTCGACGGCATCCAGCCCCCGCTGACCACCCGCGAGCTGCTGATGGAGGAGCGCCGGCTCTTCTACGTCGCCTGCACGCGCGCCCGAGAGCGCCTCGTCGTCACTGCGGTGAAGTCGAGCGACGACGAGGGTGAGCAGCCGTCGCGGTTCCTCGACGACCTCTATCCGACCGCGGCCGAGCACCGGGCCGTGCATGTCGCGGGCCGGCCCCGGCGCCCGCTCTCGCTTTCCGGCCTGGTGGCCGACCTGCGTCGCACCGTGACCGACCCGGAGGCGTCGGAGCCCCTGCGTGAGACCGCCGCGCGTCGGCTCGCCCAGCTCGCGTCGGAGACCGTGGGAGACCGACCGCTCGTGCCTGCTGCCGACCCGTCCCAGTGGTGGGGGACGCGCTCGGCCTCGCGATCCGTGCAGCCGGTCCGCGATCCCGAGGCGCCGGTGCCGGTCTCGGCGAGCATGCTGGAGAAGATCCTGACCTGCCCGACCCAGTGGTTCCTCGAGCGCGAGGCCGGGGGAGCCGGGGCCTCGGCCCAGTCGGCCAACGTCGGGCAGCTGGTCCACGCCGTCGCGGAGCGGGTCGCGACGGGTGAGCTGGAGCCGGAGCTCACCGCCCTGATGGAGCACGTCGACGTGGTCTGGGACCGGCTCTCGTTCCGCACCCCGTGGTCCAAGGCGCGCGAGCACGAACGGGTGCGGAGCGGCCTGGCCAAGTTCCTCGCCTGGCATGCCACCAATCCACGCGCGGGGCTCGGCACCGAGCGCACGTTCTCCGCCGAGATCGAGCTCCCTGATGGTGAGCGGGTGCGGCTGGCCGGTCAGGTGGACCGGCTGGAGCTGAGCTCCGACAACCGGGTCGTCGTGGTCGACCTCAAGTCCGGGCGGGCTGCACCAACCGGGCCCGCCGTGCTCAAGCACACCCAGCTCGCGCTCTACCAGCTCGCGGTCGACGCGGGCGGGTTTGATGACGCCCCGGCCGTCACCGGTGGCGCCGAGCTGGTGCAGCTCGGGCTCGAGGACGGCAAGCCCGAGCCGACGGTGCAGCGGCAGCCGGCCCACGACCCCGACGGCCCCGAGCGCGCCCTGCTGGTCTCGCAGCTGGAGCTGGCGGCGGCGCTGATCCGCAGCGAGACCTTCCCTGCGGTGATCGGCCCCCAGTGCGAGCGCTGCGCGTTCACAGCGATCTGCCCGGCGAAGAGCGCCGGATCGGTGGTGACCCAGTGACGCCCCTCGAGATCACCACCCCGGCGGACCTGCAGCGGGTGATGAAGACCGACTACGCCCCGAGTGCGCAGCAGTGGGAGGCCATCTCCGCGCCGCTCGCCCCGGCCGTCGTGATCGCCGGTGCCGGATCCGGCAAGACCACGCTGATGGCAGCCCGGGTCGTCTACCTTGTCGCGACCGGTCAGGTCAGGCCCGACGAGATCCTCGGCCTCACCTTCACCACCAAGGCGGCCGCGGAGCTCCGCGCGCGGATCCGTGAGGCGCTGCAGCAGGCCGGCGCCCTCGAGCCGGTCGTTGCTGACGACGGCACCGTCGAGGACGTGCTGGAGCCGACTGTCGCGACCTACAACGCCTACGCCTCGGCGCTCCTCACCGACCACGGCCTCCGCATCGGCCACGAGCCCGACACCCGCGTCATCACCGACGCCTCGCGCTTCCAGCTGGGCGCACGGGTCGTGGAGCGCTACGCCGGCGAGGTGCGCGCGCTCTCCGACCACCCGCCCACCGTGATCCAGAACCTCCTCGCCCTCGATGGCGCGATGTCCGAGCACCTCGTCACCGTCGATGACGTCCGCCGCGTGGACGCCGAGGCCCGCGCGCGTTTCGCTGCCTCGCTGGTGATCGCCGAGGCGGAGCTCGATGCCGGCAAGAAGGTCAAGGGGCAGGTCGACGCGATCAAGAAGGCGCTCAACGTGATCGAGCGGCGAGGCGAGCTGCTCGGCCTCGTCGCGTCGTACCGGCGGCTCAAGCGCGAGCTCGGGCTGATGGACTTTTCCGACCAGATCGAGCTCGGTGCCCGGCTGGCCACCGGCCAACCCGGGGTCGGCGAGGCTGAGCGGGCACGGTTCAAGGTCGTGCTCCTCGACGAGTACCAGGACACCTCGGTGGCCCAGGCGACCATGCTGTCGCGGCTCTTCGGCGACGGACATCCAGTGACTGCGGTCGGTGACCCCAACCAGGCGATCTACGGCTGGCGCGGCGCCTCGGTCTCCAACATCCTCAACTTCGCCGATGCGTTCCCCTCAGCGGCCGGTGTCGTGAGCTTCCCGCTGACCGTCAACCGCCGCTCCGACCGGCGCATCCTCGAGGTCGCCAACCGGCTGGCCGGCCCACTCCTCGAGAAGTACCCCCAGGTCGCTCCGCTGGAGCCGGCCCCCGGTGCTGCCGACGGGGTGGTCGAGGCGCTGGTGTTCGAGACCAACGCCGAGGAGCTCGCGTGGCTGGCCACCGCCGTCGCCGACGCGCACACGGGGGACACGGGTGGGATGTGGTCCGACATCGGCGTGCTGACCCGCGACAACGCCCACGCGGCCGACGTCTTCGACGCGCTGACCACTGCCGGCATCCCGGTGGAGATCGTCGGCCTCTCGGGTCTGTTGCGGCTGCCCGAGGTCGCCGAGGTGGTCGCCACGCTCCACCTGCTCCACGATGTCACCGCCAACGCGTCGCTGCTCACCCTGCTCAACGGGCCACGCTGGGCGATCGGGCCGCGCGACCTGAAGCTGCTCGGCAAGCGCTCGGCAGAGATCGCGGGCGGCCGTCGGTCATCGGCGGGCGACGTCGCCGAGCACCTCGTCCAGATCACCGACGGAGTCGACCCGGCCGAGCTGCCCTCGCTCAGCGATGCACTCGACGATCTCGGCGATTCCGCCGACTGGCCCTACTCCGCCGAGGCCCGCGAGCGCTTCGGTCTGCTGTCGTCGGAGCTGCGCATGCTGCGCACCTCCGTCGGCGAGCCGCTGCTCGACGTGGTGCGCCGCATCATCGACACCACCGGTGTCGACGTGGAGCTGGCCTCCTCCATCAGCCCCGCGGCGGCTGCCCGACGCGACAACCTCGACCTGTTCGTGAAGGCCGTCGCGGACTTCCAGGCGGTCGACGGCGACGTGACGCTGCCGGCGTTGCTGGCCTACCTGACCGCGGAGGACGACCAGGGCAATGGCCTCGACATCGCGACCCCGACGGAGGCCGACTCGGTGAAGCTGCTGACGGTGCACCGGTCCAAGGGACTCGAGTGGGGATGCGTCTTCTCGGTCGGCGTCTGCGAGACCCGCTTCCCGACCAACCGCTCGCGGACGCTGTGGACCTCGTCGCCGCCGGTCCTTCCCGCTCCGTTGCGCGGTGACGCGGGCGACCTGCCGCAGCTCGCGGCGTACGACAAGGCGGGGCTCGACGCCTACCGCGACGCGACACGTGCGCACGATGCGGAGGAGGAGCTCCGACTGGGCTACGTCGCGTTCACCCGCGCCGCGCACCGGCTGGTGGTCAGCTCGTACCTCTGGAACAAGAACAAGACCCCGCTCGGGCCGTCCGCCTATCAGCAGACCGTGCGCGCGTCGCTCGAGGCGTGGGGCATCCCGCCGAAGCATTGGCTGGTCAAGCCGGAGAAGGGGGCGCTGAACCCGCTCGCCGAGCTCGACACGAGCCGACCCTGGCCGGTCGATGGCGTCGGCCGCGAGGCGCTGCTCCGCCGCGAGGCAGCAGAGCGGGTGATCGCTGTCGACCTGTCCGCGGATGACCCGGAGCTGGACATGGTCGAGGCATCGACCGTGGCGGAGTGGGACGCCGAGCTCGAGCGCCTCGTCGTCGAGGCGCGCCAGGAGCGGGCCACCGACATCGACGTGCCGCTTCCGTCCTCGCTCTCCGCGACGTCGCTGGCGAAGCTGCGCGACGACCCCGACGCCTTCGCCCGCGACCTGGCCCGGCCGATGCCACGCCCGCCGTCGTCGGCGGCCCGCTTCGGCACGCGCTTCCATGCGTACGTCGAGGCGCGGTTCGGGCAGCAGCAGCTGATCGGGCTCGACGAGCTGCCGGGTGCGGGTGATGCCGAGATCGACGAGGTCGAGCTGCGCGAGCTGGTGGCCGCCTTCGAGACAGGGGAGTTCGCCGACCGGGTGCCCCATGCCGTCGAGCCGCCCTTTGCGCTGGTGCTCGACGGCCAGGTGGTCCGCGGACGCATCGACGCTGTCTACGCCGAGCCGGGTGGATCGTTCCTGGTCGTCGACTGGAAGACCAGCCGGAGCGAGAACGCCGATCCGCTGCAGCTCGCGATCTACCGGTTGGCCTGGGCGGAGCTCACCGGCCTGCCGCTCGAGCAGGTGCGCGCTGCGTTCCACTACGTCCGGTCGGGTCGGACCGTCGAGCCGACAGACCTGCCGGGTCGCGACGAGCTCGAGAAGCTGCTCCGCGTCTGAGCGCGGACGT
This genomic interval from Nocardioides cavernaquae contains the following:
- a CDS encoding ATP-dependent helicase; its protein translation is MTPLEITTPADLQRVMKTDYAPSAQQWEAISAPLAPAVVIAGAGSGKTTLMAARVVYLVATGQVRPDEILGLTFTTKAAAELRARIREALQQAGALEPVVADDGTVEDVLEPTVATYNAYASALLTDHGLRIGHEPDTRVITDASRFQLGARVVERYAGEVRALSDHPPTVIQNLLALDGAMSEHLVTVDDVRRVDAEARARFAASLVIAEAELDAGKKVKGQVDAIKKALNVIERRGELLGLVASYRRLKRELGLMDFSDQIELGARLATGQPGVGEAERARFKVVLLDEYQDTSVAQATMLSRLFGDGHPVTAVGDPNQAIYGWRGASVSNILNFADAFPSAAGVVSFPLTVNRRSDRRILEVANRLAGPLLEKYPQVAPLEPAPGAADGVVEALVFETNAEELAWLATAVADAHTGDTGGMWSDIGVLTRDNAHAADVFDALTTAGIPVEIVGLSGLLRLPEVAEVVATLHLLHDVTANASLLTLLNGPRWAIGPRDLKLLGKRSAEIAGGRRSSAGDVAEHLVQITDGVDPAELPSLSDALDDLGDSADWPYSAEARERFGLLSSELRMLRTSVGEPLLDVVRRIIDTTGVDVELASSISPAAAARRDNLDLFVKAVADFQAVDGDVTLPALLAYLTAEDDQGNGLDIATPTEADSVKLLTVHRSKGLEWGCVFSVGVCETRFPTNRSRTLWTSSPPVLPAPLRGDAGDLPQLAAYDKAGLDAYRDATRAHDAEEELRLGYVAFTRAAHRLVVSSYLWNKNKTPLGPSAYQQTVRASLEAWGIPPKHWLVKPEKGALNPLAELDTSRPWPVDGVGREALLRREAAERVIAVDLSADDPELDMVEASTVAEWDAELERLVVEARQERATDIDVPLPSSLSATSLAKLRDDPDAFARDLARPMPRPPSSAARFGTRFHAYVEARFGQQQLIGLDELPGAGDAEIDEVELRELVAAFETGEFADRVPHAVEPPFALVLDGQVVRGRIDAVYAEPGGSFLVVDWKTSRSENADPLQLAIYRLAWAELTGLPLEQVRAAFHYVRSGRTVEPTDLPGRDELEKLLRV
- a CDS encoding MGMT family protein, whose product is MSSPEEYAEAVLVLVESVPAGRATTYGAIADVLQEQLGTGGPRTVARVMATDGSGVPWWRCVRADGTLPGHLIAEALQSWYAEGTPVRGDRVDLPKAFWQPSPGA
- a CDS encoding ATP-dependent helicase; the encoded protein is MSANPVSYRLAPQAAVAGPAPVLDAAQQAVVDHAGGPLLVLAGPGTGKTTTLVEAIAARIERDGVAPDQILALTFSRKAAEQLRDRVTARIGRTTAATMSSTFHSFAYGLIRAYAPAELYDAPLRLLSAPEQDVVLRELLTDHPESVQWPPSLRAALGTRGFAREVTMVLGRAREKGLDPSQLSALGREHELPEFIAAGAFLDQYLTVLDSQGATDYADLIRRATLEAELHRDELRSRFTHVFVDEYQDTDPGQVQLLRALAGDGRNLTVVGDPHQSIYGFRGAEVRGILEFPTAFPTTAGESAPVIALRTTRRFGPRLLRASQQVAGRLSLIGTIPEAAREAFLEPVAAPGDHGAGKVDVLTFDSERAEAEHLADLLRRAHLEDGIGWDEMAVLVRSGRSSIPALRRSLGAAGVPVEVASDDLPLVQDPAVAPLLDALRAVVNLEETDTEHVGHLDAGRAEALLTGPLGGLDAGDVRRLARQLRAREKAQAQGAARTPQPSRELVRLAVVGPGFLDGLSGVEATRARSLAALLRGAREQMLAGATAEEVLWTLWSGTGWPARLRRGVEAGGGQARRAHRDLDSVCALFEAASRAEEQRDHVGVINFLATLVAQQLPGDTLAERGVRGSAVRLLTAHRSKGLEWRLVVVAHVQQDAWPDLRRRSSLLGADLIGVDGIQPPLTTRELLMEERRLFYVACTRARERLVVTAVKSSDDEGEQPSRFLDDLYPTAAEHRAVHVAGRPRRPLSLSGLVADLRRTVTDPEASEPLRETAARRLAQLASETVGDRPLVPAADPSQWWGTRSASRSVQPVRDPEAPVPVSASMLEKILTCPTQWFLEREAGGAGASAQSANVGQLVHAVAERVATGELEPELTALMEHVDVVWDRLSFRTPWSKAREHERVRSGLAKFLAWHATNPRAGLGTERTFSAEIELPDGERVRLAGQVDRLELSSDNRVVVVDLKSGRAAPTGPAVLKHTQLALYQLAVDAGGFDDAPAVTGGAELVQLGLEDGKPEPTVQRQPAHDPDGPERALLVSQLELAAALIRSETFPAVIGPQCERCAFTAICPAKSAGSVVTQ